The Mangifera indica cultivar Alphonso chromosome 12, CATAS_Mindica_2.1, whole genome shotgun sequence DNA window AGCAGCAGCATTCCTATTTGAGTATGCTAAATTGCCAGGAACAAAAAGATATACAAGACCTTGTGTTTGTCACCACCAGAGaatgtaaataatattctctGAAAAACCAACAATCGATTCAGTATTATTTTGTCTTATCGATTATTACTGAGATGACTGCTTTGATTAAATCACCAGAGTTCGAGTATTTCAAatcatctttaaaaaaaaaaaaaaaaatcaatttattaatattttcaagctCAACTAAGGATCATAATCCATTACTACATATATCCTTTCACTagtgtttaattttaattaacaatggCATCAAGAAGACATCTTCTCTTTCTCTACATTTCAATTCTTCTCCTCTTATGTCTTATCAAATTTACACCTCTCTGTCAATACATGGTTTCACCCAACCAAGCCAATACAATTCTTCTGCTAAATCTCTCCTTCTACGGATCCAAACGTTACAACGAGGATGTATTTCCTGCTGTCGGCTTAACTAAAAACTTCAATCGCAAAAATTGGCCCCCAACCGGGGTGCTTACCAGTGAACAGCAGAAAATGGTGGTTTTGACTGAAAAAAATTTCAGCAACTTCATCACTCAGAATCAGCATGTCATGGTGGTTTTTTACTCGTCAAAATACTTCTGGAGAGAGAGACTTTCACCAGAGTCTTCAGCGGTGGCAGTTAAACGTAAGGGAAATCTGGTGATTGCCAAAGTGGATGCTGAAAAAGAAAAGCTGCTAGCAAAGACGTTTAGGATTGGGAATTATCCGACTATATATTTCTTCCACTACGGTTTTATAGAAGAGTTTTATGTTGATCAACAAATTTGGATACCTGCAGAAACTGGAAAGAGTGAGGAAATAAAGCCGACGAAGtgccaagaagatgaagagaagacAAACTTTGATGCTCCATTAAAAGAAATTCAAGAGCGTGTAGAGGAAGAGGCCCCAAGAATATCGGACGAGAAGATTGCAAATATGTATCCATTTCGAACTTCCGGGCAGTCTACGGAGATTGCTCTGGACACAACATCTGATGCGGAAAGTGAAATGAAATTTCTCAATCGGCTGCAGGAGCTTCGGGAGCCTGTAAAATCACACGAAAGGGTGTGGCAAACAGGAACTTATCAGAATGATACTGGTGGGATGATCGAAGAAGTTGGGGTATTTATGGAAGATGACAAGAATTTGAAGAGTTCGACAGATGATAAAATAAAGAGCGGTTCCACGAGCTTAAGTTGGATCCCCTCGGAAACAGAAAATAGTGCGAAAGAAGAAAACTTTGACGAGCCTGCAACTAAGAATTCAGATAAGCGTACTGATTTCAGTCGGACTTGGACAGCTTGGTAGAGTCATTAAATTTGCAAGCTGATCGTAGAAAACTGAAAAAGCGAATTCGGGAGATCTTGTTGACTGTAATTTCTAGAATTTTATGGCAATGGAATAAGaaacttatataataattgaataaaattatacaaacgcgctatatatatatatatatatatatatatatatatatatatatatgtggcTTGTGGTTGTTAAATCCGATGCAACTTCCTTTCATTGGCAAATGTatgtaaaactataaataatacCATTTATAAACAAACATTATGTTCGaatttttacacaaataataatgtgttattatataattcgatgattttaaattagaaataatataacactaaatcatatagtaatatattattatttatacataagtttgtatttattatttattcaaatatatccCCTTTTAAAGCTAACAGAGAAAAATTGAATTACAATAAGAAGGGGATAAAAAGAAGATGGgaaaagacttattcccgcccaaggtttgatatattttcaaaactCCTATCCGTAcaattttaaaacttcaaatacTTATCATTCTATTAACATTACTTGTtataattaaaggtaaaaatgttatttagataaaaatattttaaaaattaaaattttatcatattttcatcatttttctcaAAACCTAGGTTTAAAAAAGTTGCATTTTCCTACTAGGGTTTCAATCCTTTCCTTCTTCTCTAGCGACTGGCCAAGAATCGAGGAcgctctcttttctttctttgttgacGCTATCTCTCAATCCTCGAAGACGAtgaatcaacaaaaacaatgaagaaGACAAAGGGCGTTCGATGGAGACAACGAATCAATGCATGCTCTTCGAGCATCAATTGGCTCCATCGAGTTCTTCAACGCATTCTAGAGATGTCTTCATCGTTTGAGCACCATCTTTTCATCGTTTGAGTGCCATCTTATCATTGTTTAAGCTTGACAAAGTGAGATGTCAATGGAAGCAAGTGCGACCCCTCCTCATTTGATTTGTTACGTGACGGGATGATAATAGGTCGCCAAAAAGATGTGCGGATCTATcacctttctttcttcttcgaTCATTAACGAAAGATGGGTTGGAAGTCAACTTCAATAgcgaaagaagaaaatggaaaagatacAAACCCTAAAGGGAAAATAGTTACTCTTCAAACTTTGGtgagaaaattgttataattttaaattaaggaggaaaatatgacatttttatttttaacctgaaaattttaataaaaaggcaAGTATTTGAGTCTTCCTGACAAAGCTCTTCTTCTCTTTGGCTTGATTTGATGCGGATCGTGCATCTTACTTAGAGAAGAGAGATTGTcagagggagaggaagctttGGAGAGAGAGATGGCTGACAATAGTATCAGAGATAGTGCcagaatttgaaaactaaaccctagaggggaaaatatcaatttttaaaactttgccCATAagagaaatagttagtttttagggttttgagagaaaaagacgattaaattttaatttatttttaatattacagataaaataataattttattcttgaaactAACAGACTTAACTAACTATGAGtaagtatttaagatttttatagttaaataataaaaacttgagattagATGAGAATAAGTACATTAACCTAAAAAGAGTGCATGTTTCATATTGATATGGTCTATAATTTTGTAGGTCATACAAAGACTCATTGGTTGTATGAGTTGTATTAAAAGCCTTTAAGTACGGCTCATGGGTCACATCGATATGATgaatgcaaaaacaaaaaattaaaaatataaaagtaataaattatataatataataggcCGCCACAATTTATCTTTTGATAGAACTTAGCACGATGGGTTGAACTAAATTCGATCATATATGGCTAGTGTCTTATACTATCTAAAATCTTGTAAATTATAAAAGCCCCTTTTACCCCTTTTATCGTTTGTGACATGACTTGCATTTAACCAGatctgcctttttttttttttcttcaaattaataaaaaattatgattaatcgAGAATTACCTTAAAGTTTGGGGGGTTGAAGATATTTTCCAAAAAACTGAAACAAACAAATTCTTGGTTTCTCATGACAGTACATATAATTCAGGGTGCCGAACTCAAACGCACCTCATTTCACGTTAAATCGTAACTGCGCACGAATACCGCTTCCTCAGGTACGTCCATCTGCTTCGTTAAAGTTGTTGTCTTTGTTTATTTTCACAGCATCTGCAATCCTAAATCTGtagttttctgtttttatttttcaactcACTCGCGTAAATCTTCTGTTAAGTGCCATTAACTCGTGATATATTTTGTTGTCTGGCATTGTATAATTAAGACGAAAGTATTGATTTTCATTCTTGATTGAAAATGTATATGGGTTCTGCTGTTTATGCCGTGATTTAGCtgtttagtttttcaaattgatGGATATGCTAATGGGGTTCCTTTAATGTTGAACATTTATGggaattttgtttttctgtttgTAATGAAGGCATGCGATTTTGTAATATCTAGTGATCTGATTTGGTTTATACTTGATCAATACTTTGTGTGGTTTGATATCAAACAGCTTTATGACCAATGTGCATGATGGATGTTTGGGaatattcttgatttttatgttttgcTTTAATTGGTTCTGATATGAACCTacaatctttctttttttttttttggctttgattattttgtaaatttaatgtCTGTGTTTAGGTGCTGTTGTTCCTAGAGTACTTGCCACTCTTTTTTTGGCTGCCGAGAAAGAAATTGTTTTGAATGggatattattcattttagtttGTGCAATTCCTTTTATTTGCAAACTAATGATTGAAATGGTCTTCATATCTATTTATTGTGTTAAATGAAGAACTTTCCTTTAATGTGCAAACTAATAATTGAAATGGTCTTCATATCTATTTGTTGTGTTAGATGAACTTTAGTTCTTATCTCTATTaaaactcttaaattttaacGTATTTCTGTTGATTGTATTTTGTATTTCAGTGTAGCTGTCTTAGGAACTATAGCAAGTATGGAAGCCGGCAGGGGACAGAATGGAATCCAACTGCTTCTAGCTGCAGAACAAGAAGCTCAGCACATTGTTAATACGGCCAGAAACAGTAAGCCTTATCTTTTTCCCTACTTTTTTATGTCTTTGGAAAACGTTATTTCTATAAAGCTTTACATACTGTACTTAAAACACTCATACTTGTCAGACATAATGTTATTTCACTTACCTTTGCACATTAACATGGTTGCTTAAAAATCGTCCACACTAATAAAGCAAATCAAGgaaaagttaataaaaacaTCAGTATGCAATGAAGTAAAGAATGTTATAATATAGTTTTTGTGATATATCTTGTTTTTCACAATCACACTAGCCATTTCTTATTTATGATTCCTGGCCATATGATCCTAGAGGACATGTTAGCTCTGAATGGTTTTCACTGGGATGTTAGCTCCTAAAAggataaattttgtaaagaGTAAGTACATTCTCCATGAAAGCTAAATCTCCCAGTTGGGTTAGATAATTGAGTACTGTGTCAGTGTTGGCCTCAATGCTTGCTTCTGCTTCTTTTTCAGAAAAACTGGCTAGATTAAAACAGGCCAAGGACGAGGCAGAGAAGGAGGTTGCTCAATTTCGTGCTCAAATGGAAGTCGACTTTAAGAAAAAGCTTTCAGAGGTATGAGATGGTTAAGGAAAGATAGTTGATTCTAAATATTGTAAATGAGAAAGGCCAAAATCATCTGACAATTTGATCTTATTCTTCTGTCATACAAATGCTAAACATGTGTTATTGAACAGAGTAGTGGGGACTCAGGAGCTAATGTGAAGCGACTTGAGAAAGAAACAGATACGAAGATCCAAAACCTGAAAACCGAAGCCAATAAAATATCCCAGGCTGTTATTCAGCTGCTGCTGAAGTATGTGACTACTGTGAAGAACTAGGATCTTGTCTGAAGCTTTGATGGACGAAGTGACCTAAATGCTTCATCACATCTGCATAtcttcattcaatttttgtttccCAATCCACATTAACTTAGTTTCTTTTTGTCTCTTTTCTATCGTTTCTGTCTCAATTCAACTGTATTTGTGAGGCAAATTTGGTTGGTTGGATCTGCatcttttatgaaataaaaaatactgaTAGCTGCTTCTTGATACCAAATCTCAACAATGACAGAATTTTCATCAAAACTATAAATAGCACCCATTATCTATGATCAAAGACTGCGGGAACTTGGAGTTGGAGGCTTGGAGCAACATATTAGATTCACCCTGATTCGCGATTCTGATgtgtattaaattttgatttctatACAGCTATGTTCGAACGCAGTATACTTTGAACTTATGATTTTCCCATCTGATCTCATCAAATAACAGGACTCATACAATCTGCAGTGCCATTCTTTAATCAGTTTCGTAGTCACCTtacatttaatattttcattagtTTATCCTTTCTACGAATGAAATGCAGAAAAATCCCGAAAGATTTGTTCCACCATAATACAACATGCTAGTAGTCCTGCGCCAAAAACTAAAGGCTTTACACTTGATAATGTCTTTCTATCAGCATCCTGTGGTTGCTCACTATGCAATGCCCATGCCATTGCCGGAGGTAGAACTCCATATAGCATTGTCATACAGTAGCCCCCCTACAGAAAAGTGTGAGTTATCAGAAAGGCTATGGCTGAATTCAATCTTTCAGATGATGGCATTAAGTAAAACAACTAGAATGATGCTTTTTGTTGCCTGCACCTTAAAAACTTACAGCAATGTCTGTGGCAGCTGAGAATGCATCGGGAACAGTTGTTGAGATGAAGAGCGTTGGAGCAATAACCATTGCCATTGCAGTGAAGCTGATTTCATTCCTCCCCCACCAGTTCCTCAGCCCAGTGAAGGCCTCTGACTCCTGGtagaattaaacataatatgaAAGGATATTAGACCAGTAAACAAATGTAAAGACTGAGAAGGAAATGGTATTAGAACCAATAAATCTATGCGTAcccattttaagtatacaaattggtacttattttgatgattttgaattaagaataaagtaatattcaatcatgtgatgacacatataaatgtatacctattttgtaCTCAAAGTGGGTAAGCATAGTTTTTCTATATTATAACTACCTTTGGCACTTGTGGAAAGGGAGAATGCCAGGAGAGTCTCTTTAATTGCTCCTTGAAGAACTCTGAGAAACTAAGGAGAGTCCCTATTATTGATGTTCCTACTGCCAGAAGTGAAAAGGCTTCTACCATGAATGAAATACCACTCCATTTCGCCCTGAACCAAGTTTATTATGGGACTTTAGTTTTCTGAAGTCAAAATTATCTGAAAAATGCAGAAGCAGTGACTGAAAAGCAGAAGCACTTCAgcaaaattcaaactctttttaGGGGACTCGAGCAATCTGAAGTTTAGCAGTTTTCCTCCAAGAAAACTTTCTTTTGCATTTGCTATGATTTTAACCTTATTGGAGAATTCCCCAGTATTTAGTAATTCATTGACAGAATCAGCAGTCATCAACTAACCTCATAAGCAATTCAACAGGATCAACAAATTGGTTAGTCTGAGCTGAGAGGCCGAGTGCAATGGCATCCCAAATGAGCAATGCTAGCAATGGTACTAGGCTACCAAGCAAAACTGAAGCCCTCAATCGTGCAAGGTCACCACCCAAATAAGCACAAAGAGCTGTCCAAAaagccaaaaaataaaactaaaagcATCAACCAGGGCCAGGAGTCACATTCCATTTTTCAAACAGacttaaaattgtaattacaaGAGTAGTGATTTTTACGTGGTGCTAGATCATGATAAACcagagaaaaaattatcacagGAATTACAGCTAGAACTTTTCCCCAATCCCCTCTTCCATCCAATCCTGACCATCCTCCAAAAGCAACTGCCACCACCTCAATTGCTAATAACAAACCTGTGTGTAAATTTCTTCACATGGTTAACATTGCATTAATTTTAACACTCACAAATTAGATGAACACTGCAAGAATTCACCTATCATGGAAGCAGTGAGCCACTGATTAACTTGATCGGTTGTTTGCGTCCCACCAATGGAGATAAGCAGAGTGAAGAGTGCAGTGAATAAGAAGCCTGAGGCTGATTCAGGAAGATTGATGAGATGAAAAAGGATCTCACCAGACTTGGAACAATATGCAATCATGGAAGTGTAACCCAAGAAAACATAGGTAATGGTGGCTAAAGTTCCACCCGAGTCTCCCAGTGTCTCTTGAGCCATAGTCCTTATAGAGATGACTTCTAATTCATTCTCTTGCTCTTTTTTCCTCATCTTTCTACGCAAATTCACATTGATTTCGATAAGTATAAGGGCTTCAATTAGGAGAAATCCCCAGCATACTATCAACAATATCGAACTTGGAAGAATTCCCTGCAGTGTAAAGTAGGACTAAGCATCCTTGACCAGTGTGTCAATGAGACTAAATTTTTGTGCAAAAGAGAAAGAGGGTGTCATTTACAGCAGGAGAAGCTTTCTGTGGAAGAGCAAGAATCCCTGAACCGATACTAGTACAGATAACAAGAGCAACTGCGCCTGCAACAGTTCCCTTCTCATTCTCAACAACTTTGATgggctcttcttcttcttccaattGAATAAGACTTTTCTTAGCCTTTTTTGCATAGCATTTTCTAGAAATCAACAACTGATGCTTTTGATTATATCCTTGGCACACACAAGGAAAGTATTTTCTggtaagaagaaaagaaactaaTGCATAGTTATATCATTAGAAATACAAGAAGTAAATTGCCAGAGAGAACAAGAGAAAAGGAAAGTTACATCATACAATCTAAGTTTGAAGCAATTTGTTGTAAACTTTTGATGAGTCTGTGTCCATGGTGGAGTGATCTTAATGTTTCTTTGAGTTTTGGTTTGCAAGGAGGAAGAAACAATGCACTGTAAATCCATTaatagatatgaaaaatgaatgGACTGTAAATGCAAATTCCCCAAATATCTGGGAAATGGACCCAGAGAGAATCAATATTATTGGACAATCAAATATGGACCACCACACAAGATACTTTATTTATCATGTGAGTAATGCATCAAACATTGATTGTAAACTTAAAAACTGAACTTATTTGAAGTCAGACTGTCaccatttttattgattataaatacaaaatgaaaCTCATTTGTTCTTCGAAGTGAATTATGAACGCTTGGAAATCCTTTTGTACAGAAAGCTGGGGCAAGTGGGCATAGAAACATGGTTCCGGGTGTCAGAGACTGACAGAGTTCTCGTGAGAAACAGAGTCCCACATTGCTAACGCACAACAAAATCAAagtgattttatatattgatgtgAGGCTTCATGGATACGACCTTACTTGAACAGGATCTGTTCTATAGGCTCGTACCTCTGTGTCCTTGAGTTCTAAGGAGACAGGATATCAAGTCTGGTGGATGAACTATGACCGTCTGATCAGAGCGTGATTAACAGCCTCTTTGGTTCTCCGATCACTGGGGCAGTAGAGGATCGTTCTCAGCTAGATAGACTCTGGCTGGGGTGGTCAAACGGTTATCTGACAGACTCCCACATcactttttcttgcttttttctTCTGGGATTCTCATGTTAAATATTTCAGAGTTGTGATGAGGATTTAAGTAACAATGTTTTTTAACCAAACCGGACGTCAACCCGTGGTCCCGACGGAGGGGGCATTTTTACTCCacaaacaattttcaaataaactATAACCTTTTTTACTGGCAAATGACAATAATCCATTGGTAAATATTTCAGAATCGTGATGAAGATTCAAGCTTTATAACAATGTTTTTTAGTTAGACTGGACATCAACCCGATGGAGGGGCATTTTGGTTCAATTGTCAGTTAAACTGTTTGATCAATGGTCTTTTTTTTGGGTTCAACCATTTAACCTATTCGattcaatttgtttttactctaaaaataaattttaaataaatcgaAAGCTTTTTGACTAACGGATGATAATCCAACCATTTAAACCGATCAGTTTGATctaatttgtaaatttatattatatgataactGAAGTTACCGAATCATTGATGTTGTATTTCTggaaattttatctattttatatcaTTGAGCCTTCCGTGAAAAAACCATTGATGTTGTGTTCTGGAAATTTAAGCCTCAGTAAATCTGTTTAGGAATGAACTATCTTAAATGTTTTTCTACTGGGATTCCCGTAGTAAGAATTCTAAATCATAGTGAAATTATGAAGaacattttaatcattaaaaggcccgaaacattttatatatataaatttatatatattttttatgttattatttaattagatattattttattattaatttaaaattatttaatatatatttatatattaaataaataaataaataaaatttatgttgtGCTATTGGGAATTTAAGTCTCAATGAAAATGTCAAAAGGGTCGCAAATGAACCCATTTAAGCCCATTTTGGCAGGAAAAAAGAGCAGCCCATCACCCCAAACAATTGTCAATCAATGGCTGTAAAATGTGAAGAATGGTTTGTCTTATTTGGGGAACAAAAAGGTCAAAAGGGTGTAAGATTTGGAG harbors:
- the LOC123192470 gene encoding V-type proton ATPase subunit G1-like isoform X2, producing MVFTGMLAPKRINFVKKKLARLKQAKDEAEKEVAQFRAQMEVDFKKKLSESSGDSGANVKRLEKETDTKIQNLKTEANKISQAVIQLLLKYVTTVKN
- the LOC123192469 gene encoding tyrosine-specific transport protein 2-like isoform X3, whose amino-acid sequence is MDLQCIVSSSLQTKTQRNIKITPPWTQTHQKFTTNCFKLRLKYFPCVCQGYNQKHQLLISRKCYAKKAKKSLIQLEEEEEPIKVVENEKGTVAGAVALVICTSIGSGILALPQKASPAGILPSSILLIVCWGFLLIEALILIEINVNLRRKMRKKEQENELEVISIRTMAQETLGDSGGTLATITYVFLGYTSMIAYCSKSGEILFHLINLPESASGFLFTALFTLLISIGGTQTTDQVNQWLTASMIGLLLAIEVVAVAFGGWSGLDGRGDWGKVLAVIPVIIFSLVYHDLAPPLCAYLGGDLARLRASVLLGSLVPLLALLIWDAIALGLSAQTNQFVDPVELLMRAKWSGISFMVEAFSLLAVGTSIIGTLLSFSEFFKEQLKRLSWHSPFPQVPKESEAFTGLRNWWGRNEISFTAMAMVIAPTLFISTTVPDAFSAATDIAVSF
- the LOC123192469 gene encoding tyrosine-specific transport protein 2-like isoform X2; this translates as MIKYFPCVCQGYNQKHQLLISRKCYAKKAKKSLIQLEEEEEPIKVVENEKGTVAGAVALVICTSIGSGILALPQKASPAGILPSSILLIVCWGFLLIEALILIEINVNLRRKMRKKEQENELEVISIRTMAQETLGDSGGTLATITYVFLGYTSMIAYCSKSGEILFHLINLPESASGFLFTALFTLLISIGGTQTTDQVNQWLTASMIGLLLAIEVVAVAFGGWSGLDGRGDWGKVLAVIPVIIFSLVYHDLAPPLCAYLGGDLARLRASVLLGSLVPLLALLIWDAIALGLSAQTNQFVDPVELLMRAKWSGISFMVEAFSLLAVGTSIIGTLLSFSEFFKEQLKRLSWHSPFPQVPKESEAFTGLRNWWGRNEISFTAMAMVIAPTLFISTTVPDAFSAATDIAGGYCMTMLYGVLPPAMAWALHSEQPQDADRKTLSSVKPLVFGAGLLACCIMVEQIFRDFSAFHS
- the LOC123192469 gene encoding tyrosine-specific transport protein 2-like isoform X1 → MDLQCIVSSSLQTKTQRNIKITPPWTQTHQKFTTNCFKLRLKYFPCVCQGYNQKHQLLISRKCYAKKAKKSLIQLEEEEEPIKVVENEKGTVAGAVALVICTSIGSGILALPQKASPAGILPSSILLIVCWGFLLIEALILIEINVNLRRKMRKKEQENELEVISIRTMAQETLGDSGGTLATITYVFLGYTSMIAYCSKSGEILFHLINLPESASGFLFTALFTLLISIGGTQTTDQVNQWLTASMIGLLLAIEVVAVAFGGWSGLDGRGDWGKVLAVIPVIIFSLVYHDLAPPLCAYLGGDLARLRASVLLGSLVPLLALLIWDAIALGLSAQTNQFVDPVELLMRAKWSGISFMVEAFSLLAVGTSIIGTLLSFSEFFKEQLKRLSWHSPFPQVPKESEAFTGLRNWWGRNEISFTAMAMVIAPTLFISTTVPDAFSAATDIAGGYCMTMLYGVLPPAMAWALHSEQPQDADRKTLSSVKPLVFGAGLLACCIMVEQIFRDFSAFHS
- the LOC123192470 gene encoding V-type proton ATPase subunit G 1-like isoform X1, producing MEAGRGQNGIQLLLAAEQEAQHIVNTARNKKLARLKQAKDEAEKEVAQFRAQMEVDFKKKLSESSGDSGANVKRLEKETDTKIQNLKTEANKISQAVIQLLLKYVTTVKN